TGACCTCGAAGACCTTGTTGCAGATTTCCAGGCCGTTACGGCTGGCTGCAACCTTTACCGTGGCGATGTCTACTGCCAGTTTGCCCCGTTCAGTCACGCTCAGTTGCGAACCTTTGGCCCAGGCGGCGTCCAGGTTGTCGACAGCCCGTTCGAACAGGGCGCGGGTGCTTTCAAGACCTACCCAGAAATCACCGAAGTGGTTAAGCACGTATGGATCTTCGCTACTCCTCGATGCGGTGGATTTGAACCATGGCCGGCTCTCTTCCAGAGTGTATTTGCGCGCTTCTTCAAAGGCGCCTTCGGCGATACCCAGAAAGATATTGGCGAAGTGCAGTTGCGCGATCAGCGGCCTGAGACAGGCAGACGGTGTGCTCAACGGACCCGGATCGAGCAGCAGTTCCGATTCCTCGACCCGGACCCGCTCAAACGTCGCGCTGCCGCTGTCGGTCTGACGCTGGCCCATGTTCTCCCAGTCGTTATGCAGGGTAATTCCCGAGCGTGCGCTGGGCAGCGCGGCGATCAGCAGCTTGCCGCCGGCTTGCGGGTCTACTGCCGAGGCAATAAGCATCTCTGAAATGTTGGCGCCGGAGCAGAAGCTTTTCTTGCCGGAAAACTCACGCCAGCCGCCCAGGTTCTTGACCACGGTGCGGGTATCAAGTGGGTTCAGCGCGTTGCCCCAGAACCAGTTTTTTCGTGCAGTGAGTTCGAACCACGGTTGCCACTGCTCGGGTTTGCCGAACAGGCGAACCGTGGCCAGCATCAGGTGATGGAACCCCAGAACGTGGGCCAACGAGCTGTCGACTCTGGCGAATTCGCGCACCACTTCGAACGTTTCACGCCAGGTCGCACCCTGACCGCCAAATTGACGCGGGATGCTCAAGGACAAAAGACCGCTTTGGCGCAAGGCATCACGCTGGGCGACGGGGGTGCCGCCTTGGTGATCACGTTCCACCGCCGTGCGGGCGAATTCGATCGCCAGTTGCCGGGCAGTTTCCAGGGGCGATACCAGGGTGTTTTGCAGTGTTGCAGTCATGGATAACCTCAAAGTTGCAGCGCCGGACGGTCGGTCTTCACGTCAGGCCTGGGGTCTGCCGGCGCGCATGGGCACACAGGCTGCGATGTCATTGTTCAATCGCAGTCTTTGTCAGCACTGGCGGGTGAGCGTGTCTCGGGTTCACTTCTGTGGCGGCAGATCGTTGGCGATCATTTCGCCGAACGGTCCAGTCAGGTTGGTGATGCCGCGTCCGGCCAGGCTGCGGTACGGTTCCGGCAACAACGGGAAAACCAGTTCGGCGAAGCGATAGGCTTCTTCCAGATGGGGATAACCCGAGAAAATGAAGCTCTCGATGCCCAAGTCGGCGTATTCCTTGATGCGCTCGGCCACTTCCTGAGGGTTGCCCACCAACGCCGTGCCCGCACCGCCACGCACCAGACCGACCCCGGCCCACAGGTTCGGGGCGATTTCCAGGTTGTCGCGACGTCCGTCGTGCAAGGCCGCCATGCGCCGTTGGCCTTCGGAATCAAAGCGCGAGAAAGACTTCTGCGCAGCGGCGATGATTTCGTCGCTGATGTGCTCGATCAGTTTGCTGGCGGCTTGCCAGGCTTCGGCGCTGGTCTCGCGTACGATCACGTGCAGGCGAATGCCGAACTTCAGGGTGCGACCTTTGCGTGCCGCGCGTTCACGCACGTCGGCCAGTTTTTCCGCAACCGCAGCCGGCGGTTCGCCCCAGGTCAAGTAAACGTCCACTTGCTCGGCGGCCAGATCGTGGGCGGCCTCGGAAGAACCGCCGAAGTACAACGGCGGGTAGGGTTTCTGGATCGGCGGATACAGCGCCTTGGCGTTCTGCACGCGCAGGTGCTTGCCTTCGAAATCCACGGCTTCGCCTTGCAGCACCCGACGCCAGATCTGCAGGAATTCGTCAGTGACTTCGTAGCGCTCGCTGTGATCGAGGAAGCTGCCGTCGCCACGGTTTTCGTCCGGATCACCGCCGGTCACGACGTTGATCAACAGACGACCGCCCGACAAGCGATCCAGGGTCGCCGCCATACGCGCCGATACCGTTGGGGAAATGATCCCCGGGCGGATCGCCACCAGGTATTTCAAGCGTTCGGTCAGCGGCACCAGTGCCGAAGCGATCACCCACGAGTCTTCGCAGGAGCGCCCGGTGGGAATCAACACGCCGTGGTAACCGAGGTCGTCAGCGGCTTGGGCCACCTGTTTCAGGTAATTCAACGTGACCGGTCGCGCGCCTTTGCTGGTGCCAAGGTAGTGGCCGTCGCCGTGGGTTGGAAGAAACCAGAAAACATCCATGACAAATCCTTCAAGCTTGAAAGCTCAGGTTGGAAAATGCATTTCTGGAATACAACGCATGCCGTGATAAACCGCTTGGCGTGCATCACCGATCCTGAAATACGAGACCAGCAATAGAGCAAGAGATGTACCACTTCGCTTATCCGCCTGTTTGGCGGCTCGCAGGCAAGACAAACACCAAGCGGGCTGTTGTTTAATTAGCGGAATGTTGAATAAGTGTGGCTACAGCAACAGTTGCTGGCGAGTCAGTGGTGGGTCCCGATAGCGCGCCTGATCTCGTTGTCCCATCCATTGATGCGCTGCTGAAAACAGATTCTGACCGCGCACTTTGCACACGCAGCTGAGCACGAGCAAAGCACTTGTGGACCATCACGCCGGAGACGGTGAAGCAGCTCAAACATACCGCCCTACATCGTGCCAGTGTCGGACCAGACGCTTGCATAGTGCGCCAGATGTTGAGCCACGTTTATCAATGGAACGCTGTTAATTATCACGTTTACTCATTACCTATTGGTTAATTTCAGATTTCGATTCGTCGATGTTGAGTTGGGCTACGAGGTAGTAGCACGTACGTACAATTTGCATTATGCGATGCTCGTTAAGCTGGAATTGGCCGCAAATAATTGTCTTTGGCATTCTGATTCAGGCTGGGCAGGTGACTCACCTTTGCCATGTGACATTGTGATGCTACTCAACTGTTTATTGCTCTCTCGACCTGTTTCAAAGGAAAAGCGAGAGCGCGGGACAGAACGGAAGATCCACCCCCACTCGTTCGGAAGGAATCTGAAATGAAATTGAATAAGTTAGTCACTGGCTTCGCGCTGACTGCGTTGGTTTCTGCATCCCATTCGGTATTCGCGGAGACCGTCAAACCCACTATCGTTTTGGTTCACGGTGCCTTTGCCGGCTCCAGCAGCTGGAATGGCGTCATCAAGATTCTGGAGAAAGACGGCTACACCGTAATTGCCGCTGCCAACCCGTTGCGCAGCGTTAAAACCGATGCCC
This genomic window from Pseudomonas sp. G.S.17 contains:
- a CDS encoding acyl-CoA dehydrogenase family protein, which gives rise to MTATLQNTLVSPLETARQLAIEFARTAVERDHQGGTPVAQRDALRQSGLLSLSIPRQFGGQGATWRETFEVVREFARVDSSLAHVLGFHHLMLATVRLFGKPEQWQPWFELTARKNWFWGNALNPLDTRTVVKNLGGWREFSGKKSFCSGANISEMLIASAVDPQAGGKLLIAALPSARSGITLHNDWENMGQRQTDSGSATFERVRVEESELLLDPGPLSTPSACLRPLIAQLHFANIFLGIAEGAFEEARKYTLEESRPWFKSTASRSSEDPYVLNHFGDFWVGLESTRALFERAVDNLDAAWAKGSQLSVTERGKLAVDIATVKVAASRNGLEICNKVFEVTGARSTHASVGLDRHWRNLRTQSLHDSLDYKLNELGNWALNQALPEPTFYS
- the ssuD gene encoding FMNH2-dependent alkanesulfonate monooxygenase, yielding MDVFWFLPTHGDGHYLGTSKGARPVTLNYLKQVAQAADDLGYHGVLIPTGRSCEDSWVIASALVPLTERLKYLVAIRPGIISPTVSARMAATLDRLSGGRLLINVVTGGDPDENRGDGSFLDHSERYEVTDEFLQIWRRVLQGEAVDFEGKHLRVQNAKALYPPIQKPYPPLYFGGSSEAAHDLAAEQVDVYLTWGEPPAAVAEKLADVRERAARKGRTLKFGIRLHVIVRETSAEAWQAASKLIEHISDEIIAAAQKSFSRFDSEGQRRMAALHDGRRDNLEIAPNLWAGVGLVRGGAGTALVGNPQEVAERIKEYADLGIESFIFSGYPHLEEAYRFAELVFPLLPEPYRSLAGRGITNLTGPFGEMIANDLPPQK